Proteins encoded together in one Nostoc sp. PCC 7524 window:
- a CDS encoding heme-dependent oxidative N-demethylase family protein, protein MEVQTVEQSHHAAIYFPLMNGRYEVKPGMIPFGYDLGNTQADQQVFQIDDNFTNYRQAKLFARAERLSKYYQTCNYSQAVAGAIARLIIHRLTQEHPQYFDCQKIANTLQFYSRLTQETLYLDADWQLQQVNSTVIPTYASTLDALAAQVQEDLTVICRRADGSNWLSAVHLCFPNHWAAEEKIGKDFAVIHAPVAGMEKINRRADAIVNTMIVREPMVRFAWGLSTDTRLNHHPEAPPGVSVSDWQGRKFDPQHPRLYLRIERQVIWGLPEYETALFTIRTYFRDCTLIKQDSVLQSKLYAALESMTPDSLVYKGLAESKISILQWLDEV, encoded by the coding sequence ATGGAAGTTCAGACAGTCGAACAGTCTCATCATGCTGCTATTTATTTTCCCCTGATGAATGGCAGATATGAAGTGAAGCCAGGGATGATACCTTTTGGTTATGACTTGGGTAACACTCAGGCTGATCAGCAGGTATTTCAAATTGATGATAATTTTACCAACTATCGTCAAGCTAAACTTTTCGCCCGTGCAGAGCGGTTGAGTAAATATTACCAAACTTGTAATTATTCTCAGGCTGTGGCAGGTGCGATCGCTCGTTTAATTATTCATCGTCTCACCCAAGAACACCCGCAATACTTTGACTGTCAAAAGATAGCCAATACTCTACAATTTTATAGTCGCCTGACACAAGAAACTCTTTATTTAGATGCAGACTGGCAATTACAACAAGTTAATAGCACCGTTATTCCAACTTACGCCTCAACCCTGGATGCTTTAGCAGCACAGGTACAAGAAGACTTAACCGTAATTTGTCGCCGTGCTGATGGTAGTAACTGGCTAAGTGCAGTGCATTTGTGCTTTCCTAACCATTGGGCAGCTGAAGAAAAAATTGGTAAAGACTTTGCTGTCATCCATGCGCCCGTAGCTGGGATGGAAAAAATCAATCGTCGAGCCGATGCGATCGTCAATACAATGATTGTGCGAGAACCGATGGTACGCTTTGCTTGGGGATTGAGTACCGACACCCGCCTCAACCATCATCCCGAAGCACCACCTGGGGTATCAGTCAGTGATTGGCAAGGCAGAAAATTTGATCCGCAACATCCTAGACTCTACCTGAGAATTGAACGCCAAGTCATTTGGGGTTTACCAGAGTATGAAACGGCTCTATTTACTATTCGGACTTACTTTCGTGACTGTACTTTAATTAAACAAGATTCAGTTTTACAGTCTAAGTTGTATGCTGCTCTTGAGTCTATGACACCAGATTCATTGGTGTATAAAGGTTTGGCAGAGAGCAAAATCAGTATTTTGCAATGGCTGGATGAAGTTTGA
- a CDS encoding L-histidine N(alpha)-methyltransferase, producing the protein MAQDFPSSSQLSANISTSITRTAKPSSEFYALFSEAEVLEIIHALEVRREIPLKYSYKGRGAKIWDNFYLKYIIPRWYRASNVEIDLLKNNFAYLNGNYQKCQKLNIIDVGAGNSYPVKEFVSRLKKLNRINKYVALDVSEELLKVSRRNFQSWFPSIEFISQAIDIENNCIPQDLIFNQPDSENINTANIFLHLGVTIGNHRDRAKVFKNLHDSMGKNDFLVFTNEIGSNSAWDGKVRGGCDYHAGNIYQWVTNNLGIKYGDCELVRKYDSTTDSVVANIKLLQDYTFNFTCQEIDKNFALSEGEEITIWRHHKHHIPELMQELEQAGLKLVHHTTNKYQSHIMVICQRI; encoded by the coding sequence ATGGCTCAAGATTTTCCTAGCAGTTCACAACTTTCTGCAAATATTTCTACTTCTATCACTCGCACAGCCAAGCCAAGTTCTGAGTTTTACGCTCTTTTTTCTGAAGCAGAAGTTTTAGAAATAATTCATGCCTTAGAAGTCAGACGAGAAATTCCTTTAAAGTATTCTTACAAAGGGAGAGGCGCAAAAATTTGGGATAATTTTTATCTAAAATATATTATTCCTAGATGGTATCGAGCCTCAAATGTAGAAATTGATTTATTAAAGAATAATTTTGCCTATCTTAATGGTAATTATCAAAAATGTCAGAAACTCAATATTATTGATGTAGGTGCAGGAAATTCTTATCCTGTGAAGGAATTTGTTTCGAGATTGAAGAAATTAAATAGAATTAACAAGTATGTTGCCTTGGATGTGAGTGAGGAATTATTAAAGGTCTCCAGAAGGAATTTCCAAAGTTGGTTTCCATCAATTGAGTTTATCAGTCAAGCAATTGATATAGAAAATAATTGTATTCCTCAAGATTTGATATTTAATCAACCTGATAGTGAAAATATTAATACAGCTAATATATTTTTACACTTAGGAGTGACAATTGGTAATCATCGAGATAGAGCCAAAGTATTCAAAAATCTGCACGATAGCATGGGCAAGAATGATTTTTTAGTGTTTACTAATGAAATTGGCTCAAACTCAGCATGGGATGGAAAAGTTAGAGGTGGTTGTGATTATCATGCTGGCAATATATATCAATGGGTGACAAACAATCTAGGAATAAAATATGGAGATTGTGAACTGGTAAGAAAGTATGATTCAACCACAGATAGTGTAGTGGCTAATATAAAACTTCTTCAGGATTATACGTTTAATTTTACTTGTCAAGAGATAGATAAGAATTTTGCCCTCTCTGAAGGTGAAGAGATCACAATTTGGCGACATCATAAGCATCACATACCTGAGCTTATGCAAGAACTAGAACAAGCAGGACTAAAACTTGTCCACCATACTACTAATAAATACCAATCACATATTATGGTTATTTGCCAAAGAATATAG
- a CDS encoding aspartate aminotransferase family protein, with protein sequence MSLQTLFEQATNPPESGAVASTPFSADSFDAAVMSTYARFPIALERGAGCRVWDTQGKEYLDFVAGIATCTLGHAHPAMVEAVTRQIQKLHHVSNLYYIPEQGELANWIIQHSCADRVFFCNSGAEANEAAIKLARKYAHTVLDIDNPIILTANASFHGRTLATITATGQPKYQKYFDPLVPGFHYVPYNDIGAVETAVTELDEGDYRVAAILLEPLQGEGGVRPGDVEYFQKVRQICDDIGILLMFDEVQVGMGRSGKLWGYEHLGVEPDIFTSAKGLGGGIPIGAMMSKKLCDVFQPGEHASTFGGNPFVCGVALSVCQTLEKENILQNVQDRGEQLRAGLQAIAAKYPHHITEVRGWGLINGMELQADIQLNAADIVKAAMNEGLLLVPAGPKVVRFVPPLIVTETEVNLALQAVEKALATVTA encoded by the coding sequence GTGAGCCTACAAACTCTATTTGAGCAAGCCACGAATCCCCCAGAGTCAGGTGCTGTTGCATCTACCCCCTTTAGTGCAGATAGCTTTGACGCAGCTGTCATGTCTACCTACGCTCGGTTTCCCATCGCCTTAGAACGGGGTGCTGGATGCCGAGTTTGGGACACTCAGGGTAAAGAATACCTAGACTTTGTAGCTGGAATTGCCACTTGCACACTAGGACACGCTCACCCAGCAATGGTAGAGGCGGTGACACGCCAAATCCAAAAGCTACACCATGTTTCTAATTTGTACTACATTCCCGAACAAGGGGAATTAGCTAATTGGATTATTCAACATTCTTGTGCCGATCGCGTATTTTTCTGTAACTCTGGCGCGGAAGCCAATGAAGCTGCCATCAAACTAGCCAGAAAATATGCCCATACAGTTCTAGACATTGACAACCCAATTATCTTAACAGCCAACGCCAGTTTCCACGGGCGGACTTTGGCGACAATTACCGCCACCGGACAACCAAAGTATCAAAAATACTTTGATCCCCTAGTCCCCGGATTCCACTATGTACCATACAACGATATCGGTGCAGTGGAAACAGCTGTCACCGAGTTAGACGAAGGAGATTACCGGGTTGCGGCTATTCTGTTAGAACCATTGCAGGGAGAAGGTGGAGTCCGTCCCGGAGATGTAGAATATTTCCAAAAAGTGCGGCAAATCTGCGACGATATCGGCATTTTGTTGATGTTTGACGAAGTGCAAGTTGGTATGGGACGCAGTGGTAAACTTTGGGGTTATGAACATCTAGGTGTAGAACCAGATATTTTCACCTCTGCCAAAGGATTGGGTGGTGGTATCCCCATTGGGGCGATGATGAGTAAAAAGTTATGTGATGTTTTCCAACCAGGGGAACACGCTAGTACCTTTGGGGGTAATCCCTTTGTGTGTGGCGTGGCGTTGAGTGTTTGCCAAACTTTGGAAAAAGAGAATATTTTGCAGAATGTGCAAGATAGAGGCGAACAGTTACGAGCTGGATTACAGGCGATCGCAGCTAAGTATCCCCATCATATAACTGAAGTGCGTGGTTGGGGTTTAATTAACGGTATGGAGTTACAAGCAGACATCCAGCTAAATGCTGCTGATATTGTCAAAGCTGCCATGAATGAGGGCTTATTGCTTGTACCAGCCGGGCCAAAAGTCGTCCGGTTTGTACCACCGTTGATTGTCACAGAGACAGAGGTAAATCTAGCTTTACAAGCTGTAGAGAAAGCCTTAGCCACTGTGACGGCGTAA
- the tsaB gene encoding tRNA (adenosine(37)-N6)-threonylcarbamoyltransferase complex dimerization subunit type 1 TsaB: MATQLEHITPNKYALSLHTTTPELGLAMSNFAGDTRSNVWNLGRDLSSYIHQYLIEFIQPQTWADLAFIAVAKGPGGFTGTRIGVVLARTLGQQLNIPVFGISTLAAVAWLATDAGEQKKTIAVEMPAQRGQVFGAIYQPAPNNTELITLLPDTVFTPEAWQQTLANQKTDYHLVEAKSGLAATVTSILELAYLEWQLGKRPHWSEALPYYGQHPVEI, from the coding sequence TTGGCGACACAATTAGAACATATCACACCAAATAAATACGCTTTATCACTGCATACTACAACCCCGGAATTGGGTTTGGCAATGAGTAACTTTGCAGGTGATACTCGGTCTAATGTTTGGAATTTAGGGCGTGATTTATCCAGCTATATCCACCAATATTTAATTGAATTTATCCAGCCACAAACTTGGGCAGACTTGGCTTTTATTGCTGTTGCCAAAGGGCCTGGAGGTTTTACTGGCACTAGGATTGGTGTGGTTTTGGCACGGACTTTAGGACAGCAGTTAAACATTCCTGTATTTGGGATTTCTACATTAGCCGCAGTCGCTTGGTTAGCAACAGATGCAGGAGAACAGAAAAAGACTATTGCTGTGGAAATGCCAGCGCAACGAGGACAGGTGTTTGGGGCTATTTATCAACCTGCTCCTAATAATACCGAATTAATCACTTTATTACCTGATACTGTATTTACGCCAGAAGCATGGCAGCAGACTTTAGCTAACCAGAAAACTGATTATCATCTAGTGGAAGCTAAATCTGGGTTAGCTGCAACGGTGACAAGTATCTTAGAACTAGCTTATCTGGAATGGCAATTAGGCAAGCGTCCCCATTGGTCAGAGGCTTTACCTTATTATGGGCAGCATCCAGTAGAAATTTAA
- a CDS encoding potassium channel family protein — MYSTLEQKYQRIQKELMAGAIALGGVLLIGTLWYRFVEGWSWEDAAYMTVITLATVGYGETNPLGSRGRLFTIALIVLGVVNIGYIVNRFTEAIIQGYFQQGIRLRQQRRLMESLSQHYIICGFSRTGRQIAKEFRAEGVPFVVIDSVVESVERAQAEGYMAFQGDATLDDTLLQVGIERAICLVAALPSDAENLYTVLSAKTLNPRIRAIARASTEEALQKLQRGGADAVISPYITGGKRMAAAALRPQVLDFVDGILTGADRQLYMEEFLLDPAFCPFVGQTLQRAKLRSQSGALVLAIRRLDGTLIGGPTGDTVLNPGDTLICMGTAEQLRSLNQILGPINSQNLRKPKHS; from the coding sequence TTGTATTCAACTCTTGAGCAAAAATACCAACGCATTCAAAAAGAGTTAATGGCTGGAGCGATCGCTCTGGGCGGTGTACTATTAATTGGTACTTTGTGGTATCGCTTTGTCGAAGGTTGGTCATGGGAAGATGCCGCTTACATGACTGTGATTACCTTAGCCACTGTAGGATATGGTGAGACTAACCCCCTCGGTAGCCGAGGTAGGTTGTTTACCATTGCCCTAATTGTGTTGGGTGTAGTCAATATCGGTTACATTGTCAACAGATTTACCGAAGCCATCATTCAAGGCTACTTTCAACAAGGCATTCGGCTACGGCAACAGAGGCGGTTAATGGAATCACTATCACAACACTATATCATCTGTGGATTTAGTCGCACTGGTCGCCAAATTGCTAAGGAATTTCGGGCAGAAGGTGTGCCGTTTGTGGTGATTGATTCTGTGGTGGAATCTGTGGAAAGGGCGCAAGCTGAGGGTTATATGGCATTTCAAGGTGATGCTACTTTGGATGACACATTACTGCAAGTGGGTATTGAGCGGGCAATTTGTTTAGTGGCTGCTCTCCCCTCCGATGCCGAAAATTTATATACTGTTTTATCAGCGAAAACTTTAAATCCCCGTATTCGCGCGATCGCACGGGCAAGTACAGAAGAAGCGTTACAAAAGCTACAGCGTGGCGGAGCAGATGCCGTAATTTCACCCTATATTACTGGTGGTAAGCGCATGGCAGCAGCCGCTCTCAGACCGCAAGTTTTAGACTTTGTAGATGGGATTCTCACCGGTGCTGATCGTCAGTTATATATGGAAGAATTTTTACTAGATCCAGCCTTTTGTCCCTTTGTGGGGCAGACTTTGCAAAGAGCTAAATTGCGATCGCAATCTGGGGCGTTAGTTCTAGCCATTCGTCGCCTTGATGGTACTCTCATCGGTGGCCCTACTGGTGATACTGTGTTAAATCCAGGCGATACCCTCATTTGTATGGGTACGGCTGAACAACTCCGCAGCCTCAATCAAATTCTCGGCCCGATTAATTCTCAGAATTTGCGTAAACCTAAACATAGTTAA
- a CDS encoding methylmalonic aciduria and homocystinuria type D protein, which yields MVNYPRVYAAEQTRPINLVGKMGQEVQIYIHAPSQYICANRERILPDWQQQPLFWVVIVLQRSHYPLVKSTPEIEQEKQNLREKFMRFGCDLVFSLRDRGYLADLIDPRTGYPLFSRPGQIPHNDTAVVKALLNYPILKNKCCVLVHPTWGTAVYPSIFISTAPPIILELAIKSMALMHGWQEVEQEELVNSQ from the coding sequence GTGGTGAACTATCCCAGAGTTTATGCTGCCGAACAAACTCGTCCCATTAATTTGGTTGGGAAAATGGGACAAGAAGTACAAATTTATATTCATGCTCCCAGTCAATATATCTGTGCCAACCGCGAACGGATATTACCAGATTGGCAACAGCAACCTTTATTTTGGGTGGTGATTGTTTTACAGCGATCGCACTATCCCTTAGTCAAAAGTACCCCAGAAATCGAGCAAGAAAAACAAAACTTGCGGGAAAAGTTTATGAGGTTTGGCTGCGATCTAGTATTTAGTTTACGCGATCGCGGTTATTTAGCCGACCTCATAGATCCCCGTACTGGTTATCCCCTGTTTTCTCGTCCTGGACAAATACCCCACAACGACACAGCCGTTGTCAAAGCTTTATTGAACTACCCCATATTGAAAAATAAATGCTGTGTGTTAGTGCATCCTACCTGGGGTACAGCCGTTTATCCCAGTATTTTTATCTCCACCGCACCACCCATAATTTTGGAATTAGCAATCAAAAGCATGGCATTGATGCACGGTTGGCAAGAAGTTGAACAGGAGGAATTAGTTAACAGTCAATAG
- a CDS encoding Uma2 family endonuclease, translating into MMTRPSAIITPISTLPPLENGDKLTRPEFERRYHAMPEVKKAELIEGIVYMASPLRVTGHGEPHADIILWLGLYKVATPGVRLADNSTVRLDADNEPQPDACLRIANGGQTRVSEDDYIEGAPELIVEVAASSVSLDLHDKLKVYRRNQVQEYLVWRVYDGEFDWFKLHQGEYIQLQPNADGVICSQIFPGLWLEKSALLAGNLAKVLEVLQQGLASAEHQSFVENLSSKIAGDR; encoded by the coding sequence ATGATGACACGTCCTAGTGCAATTATTACTCCTATCTCAACTCTGCCACCTTTGGAAAATGGTGACAAACTCACCCGCCCTGAATTTGAGCGGCGTTATCATGCTATGCCCGAAGTGAAAAAAGCGGAACTGATTGAAGGAATTGTGTATATGGCATCTCCGTTAAGAGTTACAGGTCACGGTGAACCCCATGCTGATATTATTCTTTGGTTGGGGCTGTACAAAGTGGCTACACCTGGTGTGAGACTGGCTGATAATTCCACTGTCCGCCTAGATGCAGATAATGAACCTCAACCAGATGCTTGCTTGAGAATTGCCAATGGAGGACAAACTCGTGTCAGCGAGGATGATTATATTGAAGGTGCGCCAGAGTTAATTGTGGAAGTTGCAGCTAGTAGTGTTTCTCTCGATTTGCACGACAAGTTAAAAGTATACCGTCGCAATCAGGTGCAGGAATATTTGGTGTGGCGAGTTTATGACGGTGAATTTGATTGGTTTAAGTTACATCAAGGCGAATATATTCAGCTTCAGCCTAATGCTGATGGTGTGATTTGTTCTCAAATATTCCCAGGTTTATGGTTGGAAAAATCGGCTTTGTTGGCAGGAAATTTAGCTAAAGTATTAGAAGTTTTGCAGCAAGGTTTAGCAAGTGCAGAACATCAGAGTTTTGTCGAAAATCTTTCTAGTAAAATAGCAGGGGACAGGTGA